One Eurosta solidaginis isolate ZX-2024a chromosome 1, ASM4086904v1, whole genome shotgun sequence genomic window, TATCCGCACATATCATACTATTTACAAAGAAAAGTTATAGATaacttatcgaaaaaatatcgatattttataaaaagttatagatttgttattgaactttatcgatttgttatcaaaaaggaATCAATATGTTACCGGAGTGTTATCGCTTTGCTATCGACAACTGTTTTTAAGGAATCAGATAAAACTTGAATATTAAGTGACCTATCGATAACAAGCCTATTAGAAACTAATAAGAAGCTGATGAGGGGGCAATAACAAGCCTATAACTAGACCATTATTTGTTGTTGATAATTAAACAATAACTTATCGGTATCTGTTGTCACTGATGAGAAGCCGGCCAAGCTCTTCTCGAAACCCCGAAATTGATGGTTTCTGGAAAATTTAGTACCTCAATTCTGGTTTAACTTTAACACCTTGGCGTGCTCTTGTTGATTCAAATTACTAGTTCACTAAACgtacttaatattgataaatttttttaattattaggcATGATACTTTCGATTTCAATAACGGCCCTCTGCTGGCACAAACTGCATGGTATTGTATGACTATCTTTATCAGGCATGGGTGCGGCAAGGCCAATTGCGCCCAAATAGCTTTACGCATATTCTTACTTTAAATTGTTTAGTAGCGACACAGCATCGCTACGTTTTATGTATTTCAATGATAAGATGCCTGTAAAAAACATTTTAGAATTGCAAATGCCTTTGGCCACATGGAGTGCCTACAAAACTCTACTCTGATGACGTGACGATTTCTATTTCGAGTAGCTTCCCTTCCGTGAAGAATTAAATTATAGAAAGGACGACGGTAAGATTAAGGAGCTAGGTGTGGGAATATAACCTTGCTCTGCTAGACTAAAACTTATTTGGCTGCAAAATTGCATACTCAAACATAGTCAGGAAACTCTAATTAAAAAGTacgaaaatttggaaatttttttcgaactttcaaattttttcgaacataTTTTTTGAGAATGGTTTGCAtcattttagtttcaaaattcgtgaattttttttgctaaaaatatcgaaaatgaaaaaagagGAGtctaattgacgaaatttgataaaacaagtaaggaaggctaagttcgggtgtaaccgaacattacatactcacttgAGAGCTGTAGAGACAAAGTaaaggaaaatcatcatgtaggaaaatgaacctagggtaaccctggaatgtgtttatatggcatgggtatcaaatggaaggtaataaagagtattttaagaggaagtgggccatagttctatagatggacgccatttagggatatcgccataaaggtggaccaggcctgactctagaatttgtttgtacgatatgggtatcaaatgaaaggtggtaatgaccattttaaaagggaatgggccttatttctatagatggccgccgtttcgagatatcgccataaagatggaccaggggtgactctagaatttgtttgtacgatatgggtatcaaacgaaaggtgttaataagtgttttaaaggggagtgggccttagttctataggtggacgccttttcggaatatcgttataaaagtggaccaggcgtgactctagaatgcgtttgtacaatatgggtatcaagtgaaaggtgttaatgagtattttaaaagggcgtaggccttagttatataggtggatgccttttcgagatatcgccataaacgtgtacgatatgggtatcaaatgaaaggtgttaatgagtatcttaaaaggacgtgggccttagttctataggtggacgccttttcgaaatatcgccataaaggtggaccaggggcgactctagaatttgtttgtacgatatgggtatcaaatgaaaggtgttaatgagtattttaaaaaggagtgggccttagttctataggtcgacgccttttcggaatatcgttataaaagttgaccaggggtgactctagaatgcgtttgtacaatatgggtatcaaatgaaaggtgttaatgagtattttaaaagggcgtgggccttagttctataggtggacgccttttcgaaatatcgccataaaggtggaccaggggcgactctagaatttgtttgtacgatatgggtatcaaatgaaaggtgttaatgagtattttaaaaaggagtgggccttagttctatgtgtggacgctttttcgagatatcgccataaacgtagaccaggggtgactctagaatttgtttgtacgatatgggtatcaaatgaaaggtgttaatgagtatcttaaaatggcgtggaccttagttcgaaaaagtgggcgtggttattgtccgatatcgttcattttaaatagctgcctgagatgagtgcccacgaacctacgtaccgaatttcatcaagatacctcaaaatttactcaagttatcgtgttaacggacagacggacggacggacggacggacatggctcaatcgaattttttttcgatactgatgattttgatatatacctgtacaaccaaccgttatgcaatcaaagttaatatactctgtgagctctgctcaacagagTATAAAAATGGTGCTGCTATTTTTTTATTCGCTACTGTATACCAttaaaagaagttattaaaaaacttcttgacatacatttgtatattttaCGGACACACTTTTCAATCAAATAGCTTTTGAATGTTTGCATGACAGGCGAAACCCACAATTGCAATTTATCGTGctaatcaaataaaaaagacGAAAAACTTTCTTTGTCTACACAGTGCTActgaaataagaaaaacaaaaaactgtaCAGAAAAACACCAAATTTTATTGATAAAGTACGACATACAAAAAATTTCTTGATTGCTTAATTAATACTAaagcaaatataaaaattttacactgTTATTGACACATTTCTACAAATAGGATTTATCTAATCCGATTACTATTGTTTTGCTCACAGCTGCAATAGAAAAAAGTTCGTAGTATATTTGAAACTACAGACAGAGAAGCCAACACATTTTCAATTGCAACTTAACACAGCAAAAGCAAAAACAGTAAAACAAACCGGTCGTTCGTGTATATTGTTTATAGATTTGTCTTTGAATAAAAACAGCAtagcagaaaattataaaaaaaatattcaaaagacTTTAAAGCTTGACTTTCTTACTTTAAATACTGCACATTTGAGCTTGAACTTCATTCCAAGCTGAAAAAAAAGTGAAACAAGCTAAAGTACACTGCAACGTTATTAAACGCGCTTCAGCCCACCCGCACAGCATAAAAATCTTTTACCTATAATTCTTTTACTGCACAACAGCCTTATGAGTAACAGCGCCATGGTTGGTGTCGCAATTTGTTGCATACTGGTCCTGCTGGCCGTCTTCATTGTAATCATCATAGTTGTTGGGCAAACAATGGGTGCACCCAAGTGAGATCAACTTCAACTGGGACCCGGTAATTTCCCAGATG contains:
- the LOC137237936 gene encoding uncharacterized protein codes for the protein MSNSAMVGVAICCILVLLAVFIVIIIVVGQTMGAPK